The genomic stretch TTGTCATCTCCAGATTGTTAGGCGGGGGACAGTATATGCTCATCGGAAACTTGATCGAGCAGCAGTTTCTGACAACAGGCGATTGGGGCTTCGGCTCATCGCTAGCCCTGATTTTGATGATCTTCTTGTTGTTGACTATGGGAATCATGGCCAAGACTGATAAGGATCAAGAAGGAGGTGGACTCTGGTGAAGTCCTTCTTGATGAAAAGCTATACCTTCCTGATTTTCTTTTTCCTTTATGCACCGATCCTCATCCTGATGATTTTTTCCTTTAATGATTCCAAGTCTCGGGGAAACTGGGATGGGTTTACCTTCAAATGGTATATTGAGCTGTTTCAGGATGGTCAGATTGCATCAGCTCTGTACTACACCATAGTTGTGGCAATTCTTGCTTCCCTGATCGCTACAGTCCTCGGCACCCTTGCGGCCATAGGGATTAATAATATGCACGGGTTTCCCAAGGCGATGACATTAAATGTAACGTATTTGCCCATGCTTAGCCCGGATATTGTTATGGGGATATCCTTGATGCTTCTCTTTATTTTTGTTAAGCTTAATTTGGGTTTTATAACCATGCTCTTGGCCCATATAACCTTTAACTTACCCTTTGTGATTTTTTCTGTACTACCAAAGCTACGTCAGCTCAATAACGACACCTATGATGCAGCCTTGGATTTAGGGGCTACCCCCTTTGAAGCTTATAAGAAAGTCATTCTACCGCAGATTTCACCGGGGATCATTACGGGTTTTCTGCTGGCCTTTACCATGTCTATCGACGACTTTGTGGTAAGCTTTTTCACCACGGGTTCTGGGGTATCTAATTTGGCTATCACCATCTATTCCATGGCTAGAAGAGGAATCAACCCCAAAATCAATGCACTGCTAACATTAATGTTTATATTTATCATGATAATCTTAGTCTTTGTGAATTACCGTATGGCCAAAGATAAACAAAATGAAACGAGGGAGAAGTATTGAAAAAAAATATCTTTAAGCAAATGGGAGTGGTTGTGCTCCTGGCAGGAATGGTCTTAGGTCTCGCCGGCTGTGGTGGATCCGGTCAGGAAAAGCTCTATGTCTATAACTGGGGAGATTACATCGATGAATCGGTTCTTGAGG from Desulfitobacterium dichloroeliminans LMG P-21439 encodes the following:
- a CDS encoding ABC transporter permease, whose translation is MKSFLMKSYTFLIFFFLYAPILILMIFSFNDSKSRGNWDGFTFKWYIELFQDGQIASALYYTIVVAILASLIATVLGTLAAIGINNMHGFPKAMTLNVTYLPMLSPDIVMGISLMLLFIFVKLNLGFITMLLAHITFNLPFVIFSVLPKLRQLNNDTYDAALDLGATPFEAYKKVILPQISPGIITGFLLAFTMSIDDFVVSFFTTGSGVSNLAITIYSMARRGINPKINALLTLMFIFIMIILVFVNYRMAKDKQNETREKY